A window of Toxotes jaculatrix isolate fToxJac2 chromosome 11, fToxJac2.pri, whole genome shotgun sequence genomic DNA:
GCCCAGTAAGTGGGGCCTGGTGATGGACAGGTTGCTGGTTCTCTCCAGAAGATTCTCTGACATTCTGACCAAAGTTCAGGTGTTTCTCTGGAGGCTCCTGGAGCTCCACATCCTCAAGATGGTGGCGTTCTTCTCTGTGTGGGTGGCGCTTGAAGAGGTAAAGTTGAATGACTTATTTAAGgcatcattcattcatcatttggATCTTGTGAAAATGAATGGGCCGCATGTCACACACTGTATGGGAGCACTTATGATCTAAACGTCATCCTCTTTCTTGTTGGTTAACAGCCGTCTGTGATGAACCTGGTCCTGGTGGTTTTGTGGTCTCTGGCGATGCCCTACAGTCGCTTCAGGCCCAtggcttcctgtctgtctaCAGTGTGGGTGTGCGTCATCATCGTGTGCAAGATGCTGTACCAGCTCAGCGTTGTCAACCCTGTTGAGTACTCCAGGAACTGCAGCCTGGTAAGACacgtatgaacacacacactgcaggaaaTGGATCTGTGACCTGGTTAGTTGGCCTTCCTGTCTGTTACAGTATCacactgtcaaaatgtcaaaaatggaCTCTTTAACACATAAAAACCACTTTGCCTTCTTTATAAACTGTTGGTTAGTTGTGTCAGTAACACTGCAGGCTATTTAATAAACACATCATATATTGTTATGTAAAATCTTAGTGTCGTACAGTGGTAATTTCACTGTTGACCATAGCTATATTTAAAACATCTGCACCGGTCTGACTCAGACAGAGATTATCACAGACTGTAGTGCTGCTCACCGGGGGCTATGAATAGCCTGGTTGTTTCTCTGACTCCTTCACCAGAGCAGCATTGTTACTCACTGATGGGTTCAGAGATTTGGGCAGTGATTCAGGAGTTTGGTACCAGACATTTAGCTTATTCCTCCAACGTATGACCGGGGTCATGAACTCAGTGGAGGGGGagtatctgtgtctctgtctctcaaagACAAAAACTTCATTAGAACAATTATTAGGAACTTTTGTGTGAGTTTGTATGAGGCCTTAGTTTCTCCTGCAGTGAAACTAAtagctgctgaacacacacacgcactacGATAATCTTTTGATCTAACCTCACTGTGTCTGCAATTAAGGTTGTTTACAAGGCAGcttgctgagttttttttccaggctcATGCTGAAGCAGGTTTTACTCTCTCCAGATTTTCTTAGAGGAACATTTCTTCTAAAGATGGAAAGTTTAATGTGCCATCAGTAACAGATACTGAGAAAATTACACCACTCAAACATGAAGGAATAGTAGgagacactgactgactgatgattCCCAGTTTGAATTTTACATTGTTGATGTTATCTGCTGTATATGTCTGAGTTTTGGCAGGAAAGTCAGCTCAGAACCAGATACAATCTTAGCCTGTGTTACACTCACTAAACCTGActgcttcttctccctctcccttgtTTTTGTCCCATGAGCTGAGACAGCTGGCGTTATTGTAGAGTAACTTGACCCGACACAATAATAACATGCTCCAGTGGGACTTTGGGGTGCTAAGGCGTTGATAATCGCACCTTatgaatttgtttgtttcctcttttcctcacaGCCTTTAACGAATAAAACCAACCTGTTACCAGAGGAGATGATGAACTCCTCTCTGTATAAGGAGCCAGTGGATCCAGCCAACTGGTTTGGCATCAGGAAAGATGCCACTGTGCTAGGATACAGCAAGGTATATTCATCATGATGCCTTTAAAATAACTGCATCAACTTTTGTTTAACAGTTGTCAGTTACAGATTTAAGTCGTCTTCGACTCCACCactaaaacttttcttttcctcagtgTGTTGAATCTGCTGATCCTGTATCGTACTTTGGTTTTCAAACGTTTCTTGGCAGAACCACCTGATAGTGCTGATGCTGTTGGTGTTTGAGGCGACGGTGTATCGTCACCAGGCTCACCACTACCGTCAGCTCCAACGATCTCCGCCCAccatcccctctctcttcccttccgCCACCAGGAGGACTCTAGACAAAGGTCTCGTTCCCTGCTTCAAGTACCTGCTGAACTACACCTTCTACAAGTTTGGATTGGAGGTGGGGTAGAAACATCTCTTCATGGCTGAACCAGTGCTTTTTGGAGCAGGAAATAATCattttagaaaattaaaatgaacattttactTTTAAGAAGAGAACTGTTAGATGATTTTTCAAAAGAAGACAAGACATTTAtgagtttctctctgtctaCCCTCTTTTTAAAAGATCTGTTTCCTGATGACGGTGAATGTGATTGGCCAGCGGATGAACTTCCTGGTGATCATCCATGGCTGTTGGCTGGTAGCCATCTTGGTGAAGCGGCGGCGGGCAGCGATCGCCAGGATCTGGCCCAAATATTGTCTCTTCCTGTCCATCTTCATGATCTACCAGTATCTCCTGTGTGTGGGCATACCACCTGCTCTCTGTATAGGTGAGTCCTGATATGATGTGTACATGGTGGACATACATATACCTACCTGCCTGTACATGTCTGtatttcctgtgtgtctgtcgtCCTGCAGACTACCCATGGCGGTGGAACACTCCGGTGTTGATGAACTCAGCTCTCATTAAATGGATCTATCTGCCCGACTTCTACACTGTGCCTAACTCCAAAAACCTCATaggtcagtttgtctgtttgtgcatctgtgccactgttcattcattcattcattcattcattcaatcaaCTCAAAGTAGAAGTGGAGAGTATGACATGACTATAGGATGAGTAATTTAACCCATCCTATAATGCAGTAGTCAGTGTTCCAGGCctgtgatggtggtgatgatgatgatgatgatgatgatgatgatgatgttgatggtgatgatgatgatgatgatgtgttgcGTTGTCGTCCATAGCGGACTTCATGCTGCTGATGTGTGCGTCCCAGCAGTGGAAGGTGTTTGAGTGTGAGCACACGGAGGAGTGGATGGTTCTGGCCGGAGAGAACACGGACGACCCTGAACCGATGGAAGGTCAGCTGTTCAACCCTGCGCCCAACTTCATCAACTGCAGGTAAGTGCAGCACGTGACTGTCTGTTATACAGGCAGGCatacaggcagacagacagacagacagacagacagacagacagacagacagacagacaggcagacagacagacagacagacagacagacagacagacagacagacagacaggcagacagacagacagacagatagctGACCCTGCTGGCAACTTGGTTGAATTGTGATTATAAGAAACTCATCATGACGAGCAGCTAAATGGTCCATGTTTGGACATGAAGTATTTCTCTCCTCGTCCTCTTCCAGGAGTTACCTGGACATGGCTAAAGTGTTGGTGTTTCGTCACCTCTTCTGGTTTGTGCTGTCAGTGGTCTTCATCACTGGGGCCACCAGGATCTCTGTGTTTGGACTGGGCTACCTGCTGGCCTGCttcttttttctgctgtttggaaCCCGGCTGTTGGTCAAACCCTCCAGGACCCGGCTCGTCCTGTGGGACTGTCTCATCATCTACAACGTGGCCGTCATTATATCGAAAAATATGTTATCGGTAAGTATAAAGCTCGTGAGTGAGCACCTTTGAGCTCCACCTGCTGATTTGATTCATGGGTGACGGAACTCTCAGGCTTAGGACGCTCTGAGATTATCGAATGACTTTGTTTTggagtttcaaaataaatcagtaaacTTTGTAAACAGTGGCCTGACCTGGAAacgctgaatgtgtgtgttcccctgtgcgtttgtgtttcagatcctggcgtgtgtgtttgtgtttgagatgCAGAAGGGCTTCTGCTGGGTGATTCAGCTCTTCAGCCTGGTGTGCACAGTCAAAGGATATTATGACCGTAAGGGCTTTAATAACAACAGTGTCAGatggatgtgtgttttgttttttgtttttttttaaataacagaacGTGTCATTGCATGGTTTTGTTTCCTGGCAGCCAAAGCGGTGAGTGACAGGACCTGCAGCCTCCCCGTAGAGGAGGCCGGGATCATCTGGGACGgcatctgttttctctgcctgttgCTGCAGAGGAGGGTCTTCCTCAGTTTCTACTTCCTGCACGtgacagcagagctgcaggctTCTGCCAAACAGGCATCAAGGTAATGCACAGTGTGCCAGTGAGGGCAGGACTAGGTTTGTAATGAAACTAGTAATGTAATATGTAGAACAGGTTCTGGCCCCTTTGATACATACAGACACTCTCAGTTTGTTAATTGAAATGAAGCTGCTGTGGACAGTAGCTCCCCAGTTTACTAGCTGATAAATGCAGTGACCACTGTTTCTTCCTTCCAGGGGGTTTGAGCTCTTCAGAGCCAGCATCGTGAAGAACATTAGGTTCCACCAACAAGCTGAGCAGAAGTCTCTGTCCCAGCTCAAGAGATCGTAAGTGCTCACAGTACAGTAAATGCAGCTGATCACGTCTCAGTATAGCATAGGCCAAAAATCTATATTAGCTCACAGCAAGTATCATGACCTGGCTCCTGAAGTTGAAATTAAATTACTATTCTTCTGTCTTGTCTACTAAACgttcctgtcctctcctctcctctcaggatGCAGAGAATTCGCTCCAAGCAGCAGAAGTACAGAGACGGACACAAAACAAGTGAAGACTCCTCCGAGAGTCAGACTGCTGGTAGGGCTCACTGGTTTCACTGGTTAACTGGGAAAATATTCAGCAAACCCTTGGGGTCTGATCTGCGTTATTTGACGTGAGCAGTGACGTCCATCATTCGCCAGGTTTCATTTTCTGGGGTTGTAAAAGTGGTGATGTCAGTCCGCTGGTCTGTCCACAGGGTCTCACAGggaatattgtactttttacagctgtagtttctttttcttttctgtgtctgaTCTGAAAACGTGAAAATACCCAAACCTGGAGATACAAATATTTCACATGACAGTAAAAGTAAAGCGTGCTGTTCTTCACATATAGAACCACTCCCTGTTACTCATACACTGCCCACAGTCATTATATCATCACCTTGTGAAGAATTTTACAGGCAGAATTCCATGAAATCCTCTGAGTACATTCATGTGTTCATAAAGAGGGACTCATTTAACTTTGATGACCCCGTGACCTGTATTTTAGCACCACCCTCAggttacattttaaattacactATTAGtaagagtaaaagaaaaagctacCACTACATGTGTCCCCGTGCATCGTGTCCTCCAAACCAAACCTTCCCTCGTTTCCTCCCAGAGACCCAGACAGACAAGAAGAAATCCAGGAAGAAAAAGTGGTACCAGCCGTGGTTGGACCACGCTAcaggtatgaacacacacacacacacacactccattatAGTGAGGCAGAGGTTGGTTGTAATGTGTGATCTTTTCCTGCTCACAGTGCTCCACTCAGGTGAGTACTACCTGTTTGAATCagacagtgaggatgaagaggagctgCAGTCTGAAGAACAGAAGCCTCAGAAACAAACCGCCTGTCAGGTCAGACACACGAGTGATTCACATTATATTCTTTCTTCTTTATAGTATATCCATTACAATTTTTATAAGACTTTTATATTAATGTATTTGATTTCATCCATGTTAAGTTACAGTTGACTCATCATCTATATTATAGAGCTGCAGGACAATATATAATATCTGATTTTAACCTGATGACTCATTTCATATTATGCATATAGTTGCTGCTGTCTTATTCAAATATTTTGCCACAGTTACAGtttctgattgtttgtttttcccttctCAGCTGGCGTACCAGGCGTGGGTCAGCAGTGTGAAAACAGCTCTCAGAGAACGCCAGAGACGCCAGCGACAGttgaggaggatggagaaaaaaaagaaggagggagaaggaaaagTGGAGTCGCAGCAGGAGGCTGTCTCCATGACGGATCCAGGTTAGATTATTCTCAACATCCGACAGCTTTTGACTGTCAGAGCAGATGCTGAGACACGGTCAGGTGGAGAGCATGTGAGCTTTCCTCTGGTCTCTCTTGTATCCTGTGAGACAGTGAGCTGTGAAATGATGCTGAAGGAAGAGGAGTGGTCTCTGCATTTGACACCTGAAGTAATTACTGAGCAGGAAATGAATGCAAGTCAgtgtaaccctaaccctctgtttttgtgttgtgttgttgtgttgttgtgttgtgtaggTTATAGAGAAAATGATGTGTTTGAGGACCCTGTCATtcaggaggaagtggaggaggaggagaaggagcaggagtCTGGTAGGTCCATGCTGTCTTTGCTTCCTCCACCTTTCACCATGACAGCATGCTGCTGCGTCTGCCCCATAgcgtgttgtgtatgtgttccaTCTATAGATTGAGTTTTATTAGAGCTCTGCCCCCCcccggtctgtgtgtgtgctgcaggtcaCGGTGAGATGGTCCAGAGGATCTTGGACATCCTGCGTTTCTTATGGGCCATAGTTTTGGCCATGGTGGACGGACTGACCCAGTGGCTCAACCTGCTGACTAAACAGTACAGAGAGACGTCGACTGTTCTGTGCAACGAGCGCTACTTCATCATACACAAGATACAGCAGGTGAACACAACAAGCAAAAGTCGATCTTtggaactgaacacacacacacacacacacattctaacttgtgtgtgtgtccttctgaTTAGCAGCATCACACAACAGCAGACTCCACAGACGACCAGTTGTCTCAGGGCAGTGAAAGTCCCACGCTGGAGACCTGTTTAGATGAGACGGATGCAGAAACGTCCACCAGGTACAGGTTAGTGTGGAAAACTAAAATGCAGAAACACATCAAGCTGTGGATGAGGTTCTGAACCCTGATCAGCATCACATAGCTTTAGGTGGGATACATGGGGCTGTGTTTGTGGGCAATGTTATGACATTTTCTGAGCATGTTCATAAAGGATGGGCATTAGATTTCAAGTCTCGCTCTGGATAATACACAAATCCACTTTTCAAAATCAGTTTCTCAGTCTTAACGTGTGTTTGAATCACTCTCTCAGCTGCCTGGAGGTGGATTCCAGGGCTGGTACAGGCCGGTCTACACCCAGGCCGAGGCTCAacagcactgggaacctcttgAGTCCCGAACCCCCATCCAGCAGCATGGAGCTGTTGCCGGAACCATCCAGGCAACCACACAGACACTCCAGAACAGCCAGTGAGCTGCTGGGAGACAGGTAGATACTGTGGACACTCGTGACTGGAGACATCCACAGTTACAGTCCTTACTGGTTTCAGTTGACTGGTCCTTCTTTCCCTGCAGGCAGTTCTTCATTGAGGAGCTGGAGCACAGCAGAGAGTTCTACGACAACCAGAACCGTCccctgaagctgctgtttgccATGTACAACCTGCTGGCAGCAAACTCTGAGCTCGTCTGCTATTTCATCATAGTGTTAAACAATGTGGTCAGCGCCTCTGTGATATCCCTGGTCCTGCCCATACTGGTGTTCCTCTGGGCTATGTTGGCTGTTCCAAGACCTACCAAGAAGTTCTGGATGACTGCTATAGTCTACACGGAGGTATGAACACTGAGCAGACACACCTTTCAGAGGTATTTACTGCTGACTGATGTGATGGGGGGGTCAacgtgtgtgctgctctgcctcttcccaggtgatggtggtggtgaaatACCTGTTCCAGTTTGGATTCTTTCCCTGGAACAGCGTTTACGAGATGACGCTAAATGAAGACAAGCCTTTCTTCCCGCCTCGCATCCTGGGCCTGGAGAAGACTGACAACTACATCAGATACgatctgctccagctgctggcTCTGTTCTTCCACAGATCCCTGCTCATGGTCAGTTAATATTTACAGTGATTACTGGTCAGACTCCATGTCTGCCTGAGTTTTTGAGAAAAATATAAACTCAAACCAATAAATGAATATCCCTACTGTCCCTACATTTATCACAGGGTAAAGCTAGTTAGCCCTAAGTGTTGTGTCACAGTGtgataatgaaaatcatttctaatgtttgtgtgtgtgtatatgcagcGTTATGGTTTGTGGGACCATGAGGGCCCCCTGGAGGAGCAGAGCCCCACACCAGAAAGTTGTAAGGATGAAGGAAAAACTACAGAAGGAGATGAAGATggaaggaggcaggaggagggaggaggaggaggaggaggaggagaagagaaggagggcaGAGTTAGTTCAGCATCCACCCTCGACAACCTGCGAGTGATTGAACTGGATCAGCTTGAGAAGGTTGGTGCAACTGTCCAAGACTTTTTGAAGAATTTCTACTTACTTTTTAGTTCACTTCATTCCTAGTTTTAAAAATCTATTGTTTATGAATGTAGGATAACGTGGACCATGTTGAACCGAGTgccagctctgctgctgctacccCACAACCCCCCGCAGCTGAACCAGCAGCCACTGGGTCAGAAGATGGACAGGACACGTTGAATTCTCCCAGCAGGCCGATGGAAGATAAGACGGAGGGGGACAGTGAGCGGGTGATAGAAGAAGCCccgaagaaaagcagcagcatccGCTTCCGCAGGAAACCTAAACAACCCAAACAGAAGCGCGGCAAAGGTTTGcggcttcttcttctctgatgtCTGAATGATGAACACTTCAGTGCACTGTTAACTTTGGGCTCTGTGGGGACAGACTGTTGCTGGGGTAGACTGTTGCCCCAGTTCATCCTATGAACTGGGGCAACACCTTCACAGCTGGAAGCTTCACAGCTGAGTGTACCCCTTGTCCCTTGGTTCTAGGTGTACCGGTTCCAGTGGAGCCCACAGATGAGGCTACAGATCCCAGTAAAGAaccagtgaagaagaagcagaaaggcaggaggagagaggcagccAGTCAGAGACTGCTGGCCGTGGGACGCAAGATAAAACATGTCTTCATCTCTGGGTGAGAAGGacatattcaaaaaaaaaaaaaaagtagattaATACAAGTAactttgctgcagtgtgtgagtgatgCATCACTGAAGTGtcactggttttattttatttattttttcattcatacaGTGGTTTAATGTGTGCCGCTTCCCTCTGCAGGATTCAGAGTGTTTACAGGCCGACTCAGGGTTTCTTCAGGGATATTCTCCACGCTGAGTATCGGGCTGCCACCGACGTCTACGCACTCATGTTCCTGACTGATGTCATCGACTTCATCATCgtcatctttgggttttgggctTTTGGGGTAAGAGATGGATGGAAGCTGCAGTGTCATTGTTAAAGGATCAGTTATTACACACTGACTTTTGAAACAGGAACTAcaatgagaagaaatcaaattTTAGGAGTAAAACAAAGATTAAAACTAACATGACATGAGGTCATctatacacacagatgcagatcaCTGTGTATCACTTAATGTTACGCACAGGAAGCATGTCACTACATCACTTTCAGCATATCCTGAAACATACACGTGACAAATATAAGAAGACATTTCATATTGAAAACCTAATATTTGAATCCGCTGATAGAGAAAATCCCTCATGACTTTGCATCTGTCTCCCTCAGAAACACAGCGCAGCAGCTGACATAGCCTCCACCCTGTCAGAGGACCAGGTTCCCGAGGCCTTCCTGGTGATGCTGCTCATCCAGTTCAGCACCATGATCATTGACAGAGCCTTGTACCTGCGGAAGGCTGTTTTGGGAAAACTCATCTTCCAGGTTTGGTCCATTTATTCAGATTAGTAGAATATATATGGATCGATCTGCATGGGATCTGCATGGATCTCTGAGTCAGGTAAAATTAGCGCCTAAACAGGGGGACTAATGTTAGAAAAGAACACTAGGTAACTTTCGGACAGGCCCCTGAGTGGCCTTTCGGATGATATGTTTATAGTTGACCTGctcttcatttttaaaattgatcTGTTCATGTGCTTCATGTGAGTTTTAAATACTTGATCATCACACCCTTCCTTCCACTTTTCCCCTCCAGGTGATCCTTGTGTTTGGGATCCACCTGTGGATGTTCTTCATCCTGCCTGCAGTCACTGAAAGGTGAAGTTAAATcaaatttattaaattattaattcacCAGTGGACAAAAGTTGATCTGTCTTGTGAACATATTGAAGTTTAATCGTTctcatctctccttctccttgttTAGGAAGTTCAATCAGAACTTTGTGGCCCAGCTCTGGTACTTTGTCAAGTGCATTTACTTTGGCCTGTCAGCCTATCAGATCCGCTGCGGGTATCCCACTCGTATCCTTGGCAACTTCCTCACCAAGAAATACAACCACCTCAACCTGTTTCTCTTCCAAGGGTACGGACACAAAGCTTTGTCCTGTTTAGTAGAATGAACGTTTCAAGATCAAAAATTTATTCAAGTTGCCATgtgcgtatatgtgtgtgtgtgtaggtttcgTCTGGTGCCGTTCCTGGTGGAGCTGCGAGCGGTGATGGACTGGGTTTGGACTGACacgactctgtctctgtcaaacTGGATGTGCGTGGAGGACATTTACGCCAACATCTTCATCATTAAATGCAGCCGCGAGACAGAAAAGGTATGAGGTGTATGAGCACAGCGATGTGACAGCAGAACACGTCTTAAAAAAAGGGAAGTCCCTAGGTGGTATCCTTTCCAGGACCCCAGCCTGAGACTTCAAACAACAGTCCCTCACCCCAAAATGTACATAGAAGTAACCGTCTGGTTCTTAGGGGAGATCTCCAACATAGCAGCAGTGCTGAACTTGTCAATCCATCCAGGGTGTGGCCCCTCACCAGGGACCAAGAAAATACTGAATGCTTTGCAGAAgttccaaaaaataaaataaaaaaagaatcttttctttcctcagaAATACCCACAGCCTAAagggcagaagaagaa
This region includes:
- the piezo1 gene encoding piezo-type mechanosensitive ion channel component 1 isoform X2; its protein translation is MDLQVIVWLFYCFLLPIVLLTACLFRYNLLSLVYFLYLLLLPWFLCPNKHTIRGHTGRFIRAVFCTSLLFLLAHICFQTVLYTHPPLSLALGDNCSQWDTITRHIGVSRLPLDDAWSVLRLLCPDLGVCVVSLVTVVLCSKLVRNREMVAAANITSLEDDPTHKTSDDVEEEEEEEEEEEEEEASGDEGDEERSLPGDPDEEVSTATRAKQLAERLKATARKVLRDLGRIVAIGLLALAGITLPSAFSAFYFLLFIGVSTWWAYHLPISHLGFNALCVMVGCFTAGHMVCLYLYQSLLAQALFPPHSLWARLFGLKDIIIPGNCSLPYDLNLNANHDWPVYVNPGILFLLYITIASVLKSGCHSTPNQQAEEEQKQEKREEVKQEMVELKSWNQQKENYEDDTELMLLSVGTGSSRGGTVAGESHTDLGVSGVSSGKQSESPFFMLGRVVMQQSYVCALIAMMVWSITYHSWLTFVLLLWACLIWILRARRHAATLCSPFILLYGLALCCLQYVWAMELQPELPKTVGTMSLRQLGLDRAQYPCLRLGAMLLFTLTFWLLVRQSVKENFSRKKKMATPLQEVTTGEGSGNESVLKVLGGMVMSCYAKYWIYVCGGMFIMVSFAGKLVGYKIIYMLLFLLCLCLYQVYYALWRRLLKLFWWLVVAYTMLVLISIYTYQFEDFPRYWRNFTGFTEEQLAAIGLETFALSELFTSILIPGFFLLACILQLHYFHKPFMRITNLEHVTPIHKQSASRKKSSQRTEQVVTGNVDFEEEDLVTNTDEESEDEVELMPSKWGLVMDRLLVLSRRFSDILTKVQVFLWRLLELHILKMVAFFSVWVALEEPSVMNLVLVVLWSLAMPYSRFRPMASCLSTVWVCVIIVCKMLYQLSVVNPVEYSRNCSLPLTNKTNLLPEEMMNSSLYKEPVDPANWFGIRKDATVLGYSKNHLIVLMLLVFEATVYRHQAHHYRQLQRSPPTIPSLFPSATRRTLDKGLVPCFKYLLNYTFYKFGLEICFLMTVNVIGQRMNFLVIIHGCWLVAILVKRRRAAIARIWPKYCLFLSIFMIYQYLLCVGIPPALCIDYPWRWNTPVLMNSALIKWIYLPDFYTVPNSKNLIADFMLLMCASQQWKVFECEHTEEWMVLAGENTDDPEPMEGQLFNPAPNFINCRSYLDMAKVLVFRHLFWFVLSVVFITGATRISVFGLGYLLACFFFLLFGTRLLVKPSRTRLVLWDCLIIYNVAVIISKNMLSILACVFVFEMQKGFCWVIQLFSLVCTVKGYYDPKAVSDRTCSLPVEEAGIIWDGICFLCLLLQRRVFLSFYFLHVTAELQASAKQASRGFELFRASIVKNIRFHQQAEQKSLSQLKRSMQRIRSKQQKYRDGHKTSEDSSESQTAETQTDKKKSRKKKWYQPWLDHATVLHSGEYYLFESDSEDEEELQSEEQKPQKQTACQLAYQAWVSSVKTALRERQRRQRQLRRMEKKKKEGEGKVESQQEAVSMTDPGYRENDVFEDPVIQEEVEEEEKEQESGHGEMVQRILDILRFLWAIVLAMVDGLTQWLNLLTKQYRETSTVLCNERYFIIHKIQQHHTTADSTDDQLSQGSESPTLETCLDETDAETSTRYSCLEVDSRAGTGRSTPRPRLNSTGNLLSPEPPSSSMELLPEPSRQPHRHSRTASELLGDRQFFIEELEHSREFYDNQNRPLKLLFAMYNLLAANSELVCYFIIVLNNVVSASVISLVLPILVFLWAMLAVPRPTKKFWMTAIVYTEVMVVVKYLFQFGFFPWNSVYEMTLNEDKPFFPPRILGLEKTDNYIRYDLLQLLALFFHRSLLMRYGLWDHEGPLEEQSPTPESCKDEGKTTEGDEDGRRQEEGGGGGGGGEEKEGRVSSASTLDNLRVIELDQLEKDNVDHVEPSASSAAATPQPPAAEPAATGSEDGQDTLNSPSRPMEDKTEGDSERVIEEAPKKSSSIRFRRKPKQPKQKRGKGVPVPVEPTDEATDPSKEPVKKKQKGRRREAASQRLLAVGRKIKHVFISGIQSVYRPTQGFFRDILHAEYRAATDVYALMFLTDVIDFIIVIFGFWAFGKHSAAADIASTLSEDQVPEAFLVMLLIQFSTMIIDRALYLRKAVLGKLIFQVILVFGIHLWMFFILPAVTERKFNQNFVAQLWYFVKCIYFGLSAYQIRCGYPTRILGNFLTKKYNHLNLFLFQGFRLVPFLVELRAVMDWVWTDTTLSLSNWMCVEDIYANIFIIKCSRETEKKYPQPKGQKKKKIVKYGMGGLIIFFLICIIWFPLLFISLVRSVVGVVNHPIDVTVTVKLGGYEPLFTMSVQQQSIQPFTQDEYEDLTKTFGDNAVAMQFITLYSYDDIVTAMIEGSSGSVWRISPPSRNEVIRELLESPVDLTLRLAWTFQRDLGKGGTVEHTFDKYSLDLEPGSPVRADLALLLLGNRTEPVLVPHIFPNYIRAPNGAEAKPVSQLYKDDEQGYLNITLSLESDRSRNDSRNQEWWDIAIAGCTSSSCGVLPMVIFNDKVSPPSLGFLAGYGIMGLYVSVVLVIGKFVRGFFSEISHSIMFEELPCVDRILKLCTDIFLVRETGELELEEELYSKLIFLYRSPETMIKWTRDIHNQDQDRH